One Acropora palmata chromosome 2, jaAcrPala1.3, whole genome shotgun sequence genomic window carries:
- the LOC141873316 gene encoding uncharacterized protein LOC141873316 isoform X4 — translation MTGACAWSSDKDLVPEDQIKCLLSLLFEAEKRKWEAGISPVNSLEPDNAQTEIGKPRCSSVDTGSHLLGYGQCVTQIHSFFHDFEPRRYCLKATTNRKNLDRPSSQMKVVSDESLQSSITLSSCRSSQELKEGFNPKSPSFELCKNALLCAKFPVLSLSQTECSSTLYSATLSPSMQQKAFSFSKVSKTSSVHPDPKANSPQLSRDDCVSPEVSFAKLSEDLQTLVTKVFQLKNRDRQYVFERVPRAIKDSPKLLVETLLSQKAVLEHNNHPFYRVNAFLDKNAYSEWVMLEKDKIECLIESFWHKARLPVRELPLEDINFHKQYEDLMKRIIKFESSNKEVHQVHHGVAPSSPLSENACRLLQEFQLRFGIGTLFSKISHLKYFVDHLPVANEVWYMEHVRCCLKDVMDNLNCPEIFVESEFKTLVSILSTLLRKTEYALTKVRKIFPDNCPKDGLPALIALFKLSVESSRKLQAEFPMVFTRLYQNEVLPSNLAERWLCDILASFLTDEMKSRYERLKVIALDELNQDDLSAPLMIKLVFEIRREVKQYNSFYNEAFSSYFDVMERGTFQFYSLLMSDIEQLCENPSRARKPSGVEPDLLCLAFRLSNLDKDWSKFIPFSLQKWRGPFKRIALQWLDAINHSFRALVPQMISCDSWTAAELDFHITPRGNNTTTARREMQKPCSLANSRAGFQSLPHSQLSAFNTVRPSSSLPVETLQSATVSIGKGKSQSTKGSSPVPRAKSPKRPREGMLPDSSSGEETLNTQKCHVVVQIHSPKSRRGCRVKDMNNSNSQDETPSKLNPAAHAPETNKDNVLLEGNLEAETPSCGSQVPVSMQEGDFKVPEGQDGAEAMVTEPDRNQKLVAMGEEENGSKIGSKDVIFEPGYTEDSVNSEKHKTDLREDGFDCNLSTPFENESTSEESESKMLSRSPEMSIGCAAGGKESPGGLAHHEYNREKGPSRSPQENKSTCAKVVTPVEHVSVGGEGPGCYVCERCPTKDICPGKANKSEQTSGAGSKPSDSNSTLPIPSTPINIPPRYPKKLITRLRDNPRASVGSAQSAASFFTAAESIESFHSARSKISDLEFSNPKSKENSVDQLETLCNSQDNPTLNLSPNDDQIDKCPNVEGKHEASQVFPISSSFVDVLCAVNRLASFASHLCEILCPERLQQDEKFMTMKRELCDKLIQVVNSFVKLYSDSILAMETCGLQENVLTEVLDERLQRYLKLEREAGHLQGCRYDASRFDPPCEEMLRAEVDPRQFEPLTQQQMGVRISNVAVLRNILPWLCENAVKVVDSPASLPAAVHHGFESSVESLASHSFSYCEYGPRLDDVTSSVADARCNVSETRVDELLNQDTFADDLDHLCILERALLTLVAFRMSKFLKPVLSNLLNIDLPRYDIRKRLKPALHFLTCELRRFHSVLYPDCFNRLLNEVWVSVAEMFKEELSRLEKRRASASKHCELLLEAEAVTSSLSPLQFFEIFSKKFSMTSEKASSQHYFYFEEMIFLTRSDFF, via the exons ATGACGGGCGCTTGTGCTTGGAGTTCTGACAAAGATCTTGTACCTGAAGACCAGATTAAATGCTTACTTTCCTTGCTCTTCGAAGCTGAAAAGCGTAAATGGGAAGCAGGGATTTCACCCGTGAATTCTTTGGAGCCCGACAATGCACAGACAGAGATCGGAAAACCACGCTGTTCATCTGTTGATACTGGTTCTCATCTGTTGGG GTATGGCCAATGTGTCACTCAAATTCACAGCTTCTTTCATGATTTTGA ACCCAGACGTTACTGCCTGAAAGCCACAACCAACAGGAAGAACCTTGACAGACCTTCCTCACAGATGAAAGTG GTATCTGATGAGAGCTTGCAATCTTCCATAA CACTTTCAAGTTGTAGGAGTTCACAAGAACTTAAAGAAGGTTTTAATCCAAAG AGTCCGTCATTTGAATTATGCAAGAACGCATTACTGTGTGCCAAATTTCCAGTGCTCAGTTTGTCACAGACAGAATGTTCCAGTACACTATATTCGGCAACTCTATCACCATCAATGCAACAGAAGGCattctcattttcaaaagtttccaAGACCAG CTCTGTTCATCCTGATCCAAAGGCAAATTCTCCACAACTGTCAAGAGATGATTGTGTTTCTCCAgaagtttcttttgcaaagTTATCAGAGGACTTGCAAACCTTGGTAACCAAAGTATTTCAACTCAAAAATAGGGACCGCCAATATGTATTTGAAAGAGTACCTCGGGCAATAAAGGATTCACCAAAG CTTCTAGTTGAGACATTGCTGAGTCAGAAAGCTGTGCTTGAGCACAACAACCACCCATTTTACCGTGTCAATGCCTTCCTGGACAAGAATGCATACAGTGAATGGGTCATGTtggaaaaagataaaatagaGTGTTTAATTGAAAGTTTCTGGCACAAAGCTCGTCTCCCTGTGCGTGAGTTGCCTCTAGAAGACATAAACTTCCACAAACAGTACGAAGATTTAATGAAGAGAATAATAAA atTCGAAAGTAGCAACAAGGAAGTTCATCAAGTTCATCATGGAGTGGCACCATCCTCTCCTCTATCAGAAAATGCTTGTCGTTTGTTGCAAGAATTTCAACTTAGATTCGGAATCGGAACATTATTTAGCAAAATCTCTCACCTGAAATACTTTGTCGA TCACCTTCCAGTTGCTAATGAGGTCTGGTATATGGAACATGTCAGGTGTTGTTTGAAAGATGTTATGGACAATCTTAATTGTCCAGAAATTTTCGTTGAGAGTGAG TTCAAAACACTTGTGTCTATACTATCAACATTACTGAGAAAAACAGAGTACGCCTTAACTAAGGTTAGAAAGATATTTCCAGATAACTGCCCAAAAGATGGCCTTCCAGCACTTATTGCACTCTTTAAACTGTCCGTGGAGTCAAGTAGAAAGCTCCAAGCAGAATTTCCCATGGTGTTTACAAGACTGTATCAAAATGAAGTGTTGCCTTCTAACTTGGCCGAAAGATGGTTGTGTGACATTCTGGCATCATTTTTGACG GACGAAATGAAGAGCCGATATGAGCGCCTCAAGGTCATTGCTTTAGATGAGTTAAACCAGGATGATTTGTCAGCTCCCCTCATGATCAAACTGGTTTTTGAAATCCGTCGCGAGGTTAAACAATACAACTCATTTTATAATGAGGCGTTTTCCAG TTACTTTGATGTGATGGAGCGTGGAACATTCCAGTTTTATTCCTTGCTGATGTCAGATATTGAGCAGCTCTGTGAAAACCCTTCTCGAGCTCGCAAGCCTAGTGGCGTGGAACCCGATTTACTTTGCTTGGCCTTTCGATTATCTAATCTGGACAAAGATTGGTCGAAATTCATTCCCTTCAG CCTTCAGAaatggcgtgggccatttaaGCGTATCGCCCTGCAGTGGTTGGATGCAATCAATCATTCATTCCGAGCTCTTGTTCCTCAAATGATCTCTTGTGACTCATGGACAGCAGCCGAACTAGACTTTCATATAACACCAAGAGGGAACAACACAACCACTGCAAGACGTGAAATGCAGAAACCTTGCAGTTTGGCGAATTCAAGAGCAGGTTTTCAATCTTTGCCGCATTCACAGCTTTCTGCATTTAATACTGTTCGCCCCTCATCTAGTCTTCCTGTAGAg ACCTTACAAAGTGCTACAGTGTCGATTGGTAAGGGTAAGTCTCAGTCAACAAAGGGCTCTAGCCCTGTGCCAAGGGCAAAGAGTCCAAAACGTCCGAGGGAGGGTATGTTACCTGATTCTAGTTCAGGTGAAGAAACCCTTAATACTCAAAAGTGTCATGTAGTTGTCCAAATACATAGCCCGAAATCAAGACGTGGATGTAGAGTTAAAGATATGAACAACTCAAATTCTCAAGATGAAACTCCAAGCAAGCTTAATCCTGCAGCACACGCTCCTGAGACCAATAAAGACAACGTGCTTTTGGAGGGTAACCTTGAAGCAGAAACGCCATCATGTGGCTCACAAGTCCCAGTGAGTATGCAAGAAGGTGACTTTAAAGTACCCGAAGGCCAGGACGGTGCAGAAGCAATGGTCACCGAACCAGATAGAAATCAGAAGCTTGTGGCCATGGGGGAGGAAGAGAATGGTTCAAAGATTGGGAGCAAAGATGTGATATTTGAACCTGGATACACAGAAGACTCTGTTAACTCGGAAAAGCACAAGACGGATTTACGCGAGGATGGTTTTGATTGTAACCTTAGCACTCCTTTCGAGAATGAATCTACCAGCGAGGAGTCTGAGAGTAAGATGTTATCTCGCTCTCCAGAGATGTCTATTGGGTGCGCTGCTGGTGGTAAGGAGTCTCCAGGAGGCCTAGCTCATCATGAGTACAACAGGGAAAAGGGTCCAAGTCGTTCTCCTCAAGAGAACAAGTCCACTTGTGCCAAGGTTGTGACGCCAGTAGAACATGTAAGTGTTGGCGGTGAAGGACCAGGTTGCTACGTCTGTGAAAGATGTCCTACAAAAGATATCTGCCCTGGGAAGGCCAATAAAAGTGAACAAACGAGTGGAGCAGGTTCAAAGCCAAGTGATTCTAATAGCACCCTTCCAATACCTAGTACTCCCATCAACATACCGCCCCGTTACCCCAAGAAACTCATCACTCGGCTGCGCGACAACCCTCGTGCCTCTGTTGGATCAGCTCAGTCTGCTGCCAGTTTTTTTACTGCTGCTGAGTCCATAGAGAGTTTTCACAGTGCACGATCTAAAATAAGTGACTTGGAGTTTTCCAATccaaaaagcaaagaaaacagtgTCGATCAATTAGAAACACTCTGTAACTCACAGGATAATCCAACACTAAATTTAAGTCCCAATGATGATCAAATAGACAAATGCCCAAATGTGGAAGGAAAGCATGAGGCAAGCCAGGTGTTTCCCATTTCAAGTTCCTTTGTAGATGTATTATGTGCTGTTAACCGTCTTGCGTCGTTTGCCAGTCATCTTTGCGAGATCCTTTGTCCAGAACGTTTGCAGCAAGATGAAAAGTTCATGACAATGAAAAGAGAGCTCTGCGATAAACTGATTCAG GTAGTTAATTCGTTTGTAAAGTTGTACTCAGACAGTATCCTTGCAATGGAGACGTGTGGGTTACAAGAAAACGTTCTTACAGAAGTCTTGGATGAAAGACTTCAGCGATATCTGAAACTGGAGCGAGAAGCTGGGCATTTGCAAGGCTGTCGTTACGATGCCA GCAGGTTTGATCCCCCGTGTGAGGAAATGTTACGAGCAGAAGTAGATCCTCGCCAATTTGAACCGCTTACCCAACAACAG ATGGGCGTCCGTATAAGCAATGTGGCGGTGTTGAGAAACATACTGCCATGGCTATGCGAGAATGCCGTCAAAGTTGTTGACAGTCCTGCTTCACTTCCCGCTGCTGTTCATCATGGTTTTGAAAGTAGCGTTGAAAGTCTGGCGTCACATTCATTTTCATATTGTGAATACGGGCCACGTTTGGATGACGTCACCAGCAGTGTTGCAG ATGCCAGATGTAATGTTTCTGAGACGAGGGTGGATGAGCTTCTCAACCAAGATACGTTTGCGGATGATTTGGATCACCTTTGTATACTGGAAAGAGCTCTGCTCACGCTTGTTGCCTTCAGG aTGAGCAAATTCTTGAAGCCAGTCTTGAGCAATTTACTCAATATTGATCTCCCACGATACGACATCAGAAAACGGCTGAAACCAGCCTTACATTTCCTTACATGCGAGTTGCGTAGATTCCATAGTGTTCTCTATCCAGATTGTTTCAACAGACTTCTCAATGAAGTCTGGGTTTCTGTTGCTGAG ATGTTCAAGGAAGAGTTAAGTCGTTTGGAGAAGAGACGAGCTTCGGCGTCGAAACATTGCGAGCTCCTCTTGGAGGCCGAAGCGGTAACAAGTTCATTATCGCCactgcaattttttgaaatattttcgaAAAAGTTTTCTATGACATCTGAAAAAGCATCAAGCCAACATTACTTTtactttgaagaaatgatatttttgaccAGAAgcgattttttttaa